A genome region from Triticum aestivum cultivar Chinese Spring chromosome 2B, IWGSC CS RefSeq v2.1, whole genome shotgun sequence includes the following:
- the LOC123045847 gene encoding pentatricopeptide repeat-containing protein At1g06710, mitochondrial (The sequence of the model RefSeq protein was modified relative to this genomic sequence to represent the inferred CDS: added 20 bases not found in genome assembly) translates to MITRRAAAVALRASLRRACSSHAADSGDLLPGLVDRPTPPPGPRLSHHDFAFIRDPAPAPPAAALPPPEALLISKAVRAYGADFDGKAERFLRRYREFLTDSVVVAVLRAVRSPEPCVRFFLWAERQVGYSHTGACYDALAEVLGFEDRARTAERLLREIGEDDRDVLGRLLNVLVRRCCRQGLWGEALEELGRLKDFGYRPSAVTYNALVQVLASAGQMEMGFRVQKEMSASGFCMDRSTVGSFAQALCKEGRWGDALDMLEKEDFKLDTVLCTQMISGLMEASLFNEAMSFLHRMRCNSYIPNVVTYRTLLSGFLKKKQLGWCKRIINMMMTEGCNPNPSLFNSLVHTYCNAEDYAYAYKLFNRMNNCGCPPGYVVYNIFIGSICGREELPNLELLDLAEKVYEEMLVASCVLNKVNTANFARCLCGVGKFEKAFQIMKEMMRKGFVPDASTYTKVITFLCQANRVDKAFLLFQEMKKVGVNPDVYTYTILIDSFCKAGLIEQAQGWFDEMRSVGCSPNVVTYTALLHAYLKSKQLCQANIIFHRMVDNSCYPNAVTYSALIDGLCKAGEIQKACEVYAKLIGTSDSKESDFYFEGKDTDTISPNVVTYGALVDGLCKAQKVADAHELLDAMLSSGCEPNQIVYDALIDGFCKVGEIDSAQEVFLRMTKCGYLPSVHTYTSLIDRMFKDGRRDLAMKVLSQMLKDSCNPNVVTYTAMVDGLCKTGETEKALNLLSLMEKKGCSPNVVTYTALIDGLGKAGKVDAGLKLFMQMKTKGCAPNYVTYRILINHCCAAGLLDDAHLLLDEMKQTHWPKYLQGYHSTVQGFSKKFLASLGLLEEMESHDTAPIAPVYGMLIDSFSKAGRLETALELHKEIMEVSSSLNMASTDMHTSLIQALCLSSQVEEAIALYSEMTRKGIVPDLSAFVCLVKGLIEMNKWNEALQLCYGICQEGVHWQGNKFCDGG, encoded by the exons GGCGGTAGCCCTACGCGCCTCCCTGCGCCGCGCCTGCTCCTCCCACGCCGCCGACTCCGGCGACCTCCTGCCTGGCCTCGTCGACCGCCCCACGCCGCCCCCCGGGCCCCGCCTCTCCCACCACGACTTCGCCTTTATTAGGGACCCtgcccccgcgccccccgccgccgccctcccgccCCCGGAGGCCCTCCTGATCTCCAAGGCGGTGCGGGCCTACGGGGCCGACTTCGACGGCAAGGCGGAGCGGTTCCTGCGACGGTACCGCGAGTTCCTTACCGATTCCGTCGTGGTCGCGGTGCTCAGGGCGGTGCGCTCCCCGGAGCCCTGTGTCAGGTTCTTCCTCTGGGCCGAACGGCAGGTGGGGTACAGCCACACTGGTGCCTGCTACGACGCGCTCGCCGAGGTTTTGGGGTTTGAAGACCGCGCCAGGACCGCTGAGAGGCTGCTTAGGGAGATTGGGGAGGATGATCGTGATGTGCTCGGCAGATTGCTCAATGTGCTGGTGCGGCGGTGCTGCCGCCAAGGCCTGTGGGGCGAGGCGCTGGAGGAGCTTGGGAGGCTGAAGGATTTCGGGTACAGGCCGTCCGCGGTGACCTACAATGCACTGGTGCAGGTGCTCGCGAGCGCCGGGCAGATGGAAATGGGGTTCCGGGTGCAGAAGGAGATGTCGGCATCAGGGTTCTGCATGGACAGGTCCACAGTCGGATCCTTTGCGCAGGCGCTGTGCAAGGAGGGGCGTTGGGGCGACGCACTTGACATGTTAGAGAAGGAGGATTTTAAGCTTGACACGGTGTTGTGCACCCAGATGATCAGTGGACTGATGGAGGCCTCCCTTTTCAATGAGGCCATGTCATTTCTTCATAGGATGCGGTGCAACTCGTATATCCCGAATGTGGTAACGTATAGGACGCTGCTCTCAGGATTTCTGAAAAAGAAGCAGCTTGGCTGGTGCAAGAGAATCATTAACATGATGATGACAGAGGGTTGCAACCCAAATCCTTCATTGTTCAATTCACTTGTGCATACTTACTGCAATGCCGAGGATTATGCATATGCATATAAACTGTTTAATAGGATGAATAACTGCGGTTGTCCTCCTGGTTATGTTGTATACAACATATTCATTGGAAGCATTTGTGGTCGAGAAGAATTGCCAAATCTTGAGTTGTTGGATTTGGCAGAGAAAGTTTACGAGGAGATGCTGGTTGCTAGTTGTGTTCTCAATAAGGTTAACACTGCCAATTTTGCTCGGTGCCTTTGTGGTGTGGGAAAATTTGAGAAGGCATTTCAGATAATGAAGGAGATGATGAGGAAAGGCTTTGTTCCTGATGCAAGCACGTACACTAAGGTGATTACTTTTCTGTGCCAGGCTAACAGGGTAGACAAGGCCTTCCTTTTATTTCAAGAGATGAAGAAGGTAGGTGTTAATCCGGATGTGTACACATACACAATTTTGATCGATAGCTTCTGTAAGGCTGGTCTCATTGAACAAGCCCAGGGCTGGTTTGATGAGATGAGAAGTGTTGGCTGCTCACCAAATGTAGTGACATATACTGCATTGCTTCATGCTTACCTGAAATCCAAGCAGCTCTGTCAGGCTAATATCATTTTCCACAGAATGGTTGATAATTCCTGCTATCCAAATGCCGTTACATATAGTGCACTAATTGATGGCCTCTGTAAGGCAGGCGAAATCCAAAAGGCTTGCGAAGTCTATGCCAAATTAATAGGGACTTCTGACAGTAAAGAATCTGATTTCTACTTTGAAGGCAAGGACACAGACACCATTTCTCCAAATGTTGTCACCTATGGTGCACTCGTAGATGGTTTGTGCAAAGCTCAAAAGGTGGCTGATGCTCATGAGTTGCTAGATGCTATGCTATCATCTGGGTGTGAGCCCAACCAGATTGTTTATGATGCTCTGATTGATGGTTTTTGCAAAGTTGGAGAAATCGATAGTGCTCAGGAGGTATTTCTGCGGATGACTAAGTGTGGTTACTTGCCTAGTGTGCATACATACACGTCCTTGATTGACCGGATGTTCAAGGATGGGAGACGTGATCTTGCAATGAAAGTTTTGTCTCAAATGCTAAAGGATTCATGTAATCCTAACGTCGTCACTTACACAGCTATGGTTGATGGGCTCTGTAAAACAGGTGAAACTGAAAAAGCCCTAAACCTGCTGTCATTGATGGAAAAGAAGGGATGCAGTCCAAATGTTGTAACTTACACTGCCCTAATAGACGGACTAGGGAAAGCTGGTAAAGTTGATGCAGGTCTTAAGCTTTTTATGCAAATGAAGACAAAAGGATGTGCTCCCAACTATGTTACATACAGAATACTGATAAACCATTGTTGTGCTGCTGGTCTTTTGGACGATGCCCATTTACTGCTTGATGAGATGAAGCAGACCCACTGGCCAAAGTATCTGCAAGGATACCACAGCACAGTTCAGGGTTTCAGCAAGAAGTTTCTCGCTTCTCTTGGTTTGTTGGAGGAGATGGAATCACATGACACAGCACCGATAGCTCCTGTTTATGGGATGCTCATTGATAGTTTCTCCAAGGCTGGTAGACTGGAGACAGCCTTGGAGTTGCACAAAGAGATTATGGAAGTCTCGTCATCCCTAAATATGGCCAGCACGGACATGCACACCTCATTAATCCAGGCACTTTGTTTATCATCTCAAGTTGAAGAAGCAATTGCACTATATAGTGAAATGACCAGGAAAGGCATTGTACCAGATTTAAGTGCCTTTGTTTGTCTTGTAAAGGGACTAATTGAAATGAACAAGTGGAATGAAGCTCTTCAGTTGTGTTATGGCATATGCCAGGAG GGTGTGCACTGGCAGGGTAACAAATTCTGTGATGGAGGGTAG
- the LOC123045849 gene encoding uncharacterized protein ycf20 isoform X1: MLCGCRMYAVAMFLMACAPNYIAIGLSNYGLYTGTRVLSPSYKNFPRKSSYKFLKVRALQGNDGRRRLIDIIRIIPELSRNYFKSGSRRALFGGIALLGGFYVAQTISLSFGALAVNDVIAAVVCVLLTEYVTKFYYSRPKVTFAVALLNNFKMGFTYGLFIDAFKLAS, translated from the exons ATGCTCTGTGGCTGCAGAATGTAT GCGGTGGCGATGTTTCTTATGGCATGTGCTCCAAATTATATTGCCATTGGCCTTTCCAACTATGGTTTATATACGGGGACAAGGGTACTCTCACCGAGCTACAAGAACTTCCCACGGAAATCCTCCTACAAGTTTCTCAAGGTCCGTGCTCTGCAGGGAAATGATGGCCGTAGAAGGCTGATTGACATAATCCGAATCATCCCGGAGCTGTCAAGAAACTATTTCAAAAGCGGGTCCAGGAGAGCTCTTTTCGGCGGCATCGCGCTGCTGGGTGGCTTTTATGTTGCGCAGACAATATCCCTGTCGTTCGGTGCTTTGGCCGTGAACGATGTTATAGCAGCAGTTGTGTGTGTCCTCCTGACCGAGTACGTGACAAAGTTCTACTACAGCCGGCCTAAGGTTACCTTCGCCGTCGCGCTCCTCAACAATTTCAAGATGGGTTTCACATATGGCCTCTTCATTGATGCTTTCAAGCTTGCTAGCTGA
- the LOC123045849 gene encoding uncharacterized protein ycf20 isoform X2 gives MFLMACAPNYIAIGLSNYGLYTGTRVLSPSYKNFPRKSSYKFLKVRALQGNDGRRRLIDIIRIIPELSRNYFKSGSRRALFGGIALLGGFYVAQTISLSFGALAVNDVIAAVVCVLLTEYVTKFYYSRPKVTFAVALLNNFKMGFTYGLFIDAFKLAS, from the coding sequence ATGTTTCTTATGGCATGTGCTCCAAATTATATTGCCATTGGCCTTTCCAACTATGGTTTATATACGGGGACAAGGGTACTCTCACCGAGCTACAAGAACTTCCCACGGAAATCCTCCTACAAGTTTCTCAAGGTCCGTGCTCTGCAGGGAAATGATGGCCGTAGAAGGCTGATTGACATAATCCGAATCATCCCGGAGCTGTCAAGAAACTATTTCAAAAGCGGGTCCAGGAGAGCTCTTTTCGGCGGCATCGCGCTGCTGGGTGGCTTTTATGTTGCGCAGACAATATCCCTGTCGTTCGGTGCTTTGGCCGTGAACGATGTTATAGCAGCAGTTGTGTGTGTCCTCCTGACCGAGTACGTGACAAAGTTCTACTACAGCCGGCCTAAGGTTACCTTCGCCGTCGCGCTCCTCAACAATTTCAAGATGGGTTTCACATATGGCCTCTTCATTGATGCTTTCAAGCTTGCTAGCTGA